A single genomic interval of Bacillus sp. es.036 harbors:
- the yiaA gene encoding inner membrane protein YiaA, with amino-acid sequence MPDMNENPLMESNEKKIKVERKEGEPTAAFKGASWTALVIGVSAYLIGLFNAAMELNEKGYYFAVLVFGLYAAVSLQKAVRDKEEDIPVSGIYYGLSWLAVIVAIGLMAIGLYNAGSIILSEKGFYGMSFVLSLFAAITIQKNIRDTQVARDRD; translated from the coding sequence ATGCCTGATATGAATGAAAATCCGTTAATGGAGTCGAATGAAAAAAAGATCAAGGTGGAAAGGAAAGAAGGTGAACCGACTGCTGCGTTTAAAGGGGCAAGTTGGACCGCTTTGGTGATCGGTGTTTCTGCTTATCTTATTGGCCTGTTTAATGCCGCCATGGAACTTAATGAGAAGGGGTATTACTTCGCCGTATTGGTATTCGGCCTGTATGCAGCTGTGTCCCTGCAAAAAGCCGTGAGAGATAAGGAAGAGGATATCCCTGTTTCGGGCATTTATTATGGCCTTAGTTGGTTAGCGGTTATTGTAGCCATTGGCTTGATGGCAATCGGACTTTATAACGCTGGAAGTATTATTTTAAGTGAAAAAGGATTCTATGGTATGTCATTTGTTCTTAGTCTATTTGCGGCCATCACGATTCAAAAAAATATTCGAGATACTCAAGTGGCTAGAGATAGAGATTAA
- a CDS encoding tRNA dihydrouridine synthase yields the protein MKENFWKELPRPFFVLAPMEAVTDVVFRHVVSEAARPDVFFTEFTNSESYCHPRGKDSLRGRLTFTEDEQPIVAHIWGDKPEYFREMSIGMAEMGYRGVDINMGCPAPNVAPKGKGCGLIRRPDVAAEIIQAAKAGGLPVSVKTRLGYTEVEEWRHWLRHLLEQDIVNLSIHLRTKKEMSDVDAHWELIPEIKKLRDEVAPDTLLTINGDIPDRQKGLELVEKYGVDGVMIGRGIFHNPFAFEKKKKEHTSEELLDLLRLQLDLHDKYDKELEPRIYKALPRFFKIYVRGFRGASELRNQLMNTKSTDEARALLDEFIENNGLKGQNGFTVS from the coding sequence ATGAAAGAGAATTTTTGGAAAGAGTTGCCACGGCCGTTTTTTGTTCTGGCTCCAATGGAAGCTGTGACAGATGTCGTTTTTAGACATGTCGTGAGCGAAGCAGCAAGACCTGACGTATTTTTTACAGAGTTTACAAATTCGGAAAGCTACTGCCATCCGAGAGGAAAAGACAGCTTACGAGGAAGACTGACGTTTACGGAAGATGAACAACCAATCGTCGCTCATATTTGGGGAGACAAGCCTGAATACTTCCGTGAAATGAGTATTGGTATGGCAGAAATGGGGTATCGTGGAGTTGATATTAACATGGGCTGTCCTGCTCCTAATGTTGCACCAAAAGGAAAAGGATGCGGACTGATTCGTCGTCCTGATGTTGCAGCAGAAATCATCCAGGCAGCAAAAGCAGGAGGGCTACCCGTGAGTGTAAAGACTCGTCTCGGTTACACAGAAGTAGAAGAATGGCGCCACTGGCTGAGGCACCTTCTGGAACAGGATATTGTGAATCTTTCCATCCATCTCCGTACGAAGAAAGAAATGAGCGATGTTGATGCTCACTGGGAGCTCATTCCAGAGATTAAGAAACTTCGTGACGAAGTTGCCCCTGATACGCTGCTGACGATCAACGGAGATATTCCAGACCGTCAAAAGGGACTTGAACTTGTAGAGAAATACGGAGTAGACGGAGTTATGATCGGACGAGGAATCTTCCATAACCCGTTTGCTTTTGAAAAAAAGAAAAAAGAGCATACGAGTGAGGAATTGCTTGATCTGCTGAGACTTCAGCTCGACCTTCATGATAAATATGATAAAGAACTCGAGCCACGCATCTACAAAGCGCTTCCCCGTTTCTTTAAAATTTACGTTCGCGGCTTTCGCGGAGCAAGTGAATTGAGAAATCAACTGATGAATACAAAATCTACAGATGAAGCACGTGCTCTTCTCGATGAGTTTATAGAGAACAATGGTTTAAAGGGCCAGAATGGTTTTACGGTTTCTTGA